AACCTAATTCGCCTACCTTACTCGGTGCAATCGTTGCGATCGAGCACTGTGCAAGGGGTTGATTTCAGCATCGGCAGCAATCGCGAGCTGCAAGGCAAAACTCCCTTGCAAATCATGGATTTGGTGATTCAAGAAGCCAACCGTCAAGGACTGCTAGTGCTGCTCGACAGTCATCGACTCAACGATCAGCAAATCCCTGAACTTTGGTATGGCGATGGTTTTACCGAAGCGGACTGGATCGACACTTGGAAAATGTTAGCCACTCGCTACAAGAACCAGTCGAACGTGATTGGTGCTGACTTGAAAAACGAACCGCATGGTCGGGCCAGCTGGGGCACAAATGACCCTGCAACTGATTGGCGGTTGGCGGCAGAACGAGCGGGTAAAGCGATTCAGGCGATCGCACCCCATTGGTTAATTGTGGTAGAGGGCGTCGAGAAAAACGTGGCAGGGCAACAACTTGCCAACCATTGGTGGGGCGCTAACTTAGAAGGCGTGAAGAATAACCCGGTGCGTTTACCTGTAGCCAACAAGCTAGTTTATTCTCCGCACGAGTACGGTCCTGGTGTTTTCAACCAAGCTTGGTTCTCTGATCCAACTTTCCCCAACAACCTGCCAACCCGTTGGGAAACTGGATTCCACTACATTGCCACTCAAGGAATTGCGCCCATCTTGGTTGGGGAGTTTGGCGGGCGACAAGTCGATAGCACCTCCAAAGAGGGGATTTGGCAACGCAAATTTGTTGAGTTTATTAACCAGAAAAATCTCAGTTTTACTTACTGGAGCTGGAACCCCAACAGTGGTGATACGGGTGGCATTCTGCAAGATGACTGGCGCACTGTTAATGCTGCTAAGCAACAACTTTTAGGTTCGTTGCTCTCACTGGCCACTGGTGTGGTTGGTTCTACCACCAATCAGATTGGCAGTACGACTCCCAGTCCTACGCCCAGCCCAACTCCTGCCCCTAGTCCAACTCCCGTACCCAGCCCCAGTCCGAGCCCAACCCCCAGCCCAGCTCCTGCTCCCAGTCCAAGTCCATCTCCTACGCCAACACCAACTCCTACTCCCACACCTACAACTTCCACTGCACTAAAAGCAGAAGCGATTATGCAATCCGATTGGGCTTCTGGCTTTTGTACCAATCTTCGTGTGACCAACTCTGGCACAACGAATAGTGGCTCTAACTGGCAAGTGACTTTTCAAATGAATCAAGCCGCGATCGCTAATAGCTGGAATGGCAATTTGGTGAAGCAAAGCACAGGTTATGTCGCCACGGCTCCAGATTGGGCCAGAGTCATTGCGCCAAACCAAACCCTAGAGATGGGTTTCTGTGCCAACAAACTCGGCACCGACTATAAACCCACTCAAGTGACGGTGAAATAACCAGCGATCGCAATTTGTGCTCCTCAGGTTTCTCTAGACAGTGATTGAGTTGCCACGTGCAACATTGTGAGGGCGAATCCCCATTCGCCCCTACCTGCACCTTCATTTGGATTCATTATGCAGAAATTGTTTGTTCGGTTGGCTACGGCTGTAACTGCTTTACTGGTCAGTGCTCCAGCGATCGCTCAAGTAGACACCCCTCGTCCAGCAACCACGATCAATCTCAGCTCGGATACTCCCGTTTGCTACATGGAAACCGACAGTAACCAACTAATCAACTTAGAAAACTTGTGTGGGCAGCGATCGCCCCAACCTACGGTGGCTGCCTTTAACTGCAATCGCACCGCCAGTGGCAACTACATCAACAGTAACTCCGGAGGTGGCTCAGTCTACGTCCCAGCAGATGTTCGCAAAGGGGAAGCTTACGAACGGCAGAGCCAATGTGGCTAGTTGCAAGCGATCGCTAGAAGCCCTAACCCTTGCGCGTGGCAGAGTCCGATGCCACAATTGCTTTGACTTCTTGCAATAGAGCATCCTGCTCCCGCTTGAGAACTTCTAGCCGATTCACAATTTCCGTCAATCTTTGCTGCTTCGATTCAGCTTCTTGCTTTGGACCCGAAGCCAGGGCTGCCTGAAATGACTTAGTACTAAAACCAAACAACCATTGGCTGAGCTGCCAAGGCGATCGCAGCAAAGCTAATCCTGCCCGTTGAATTAACTGGGCGATCGCACTGAACAATCCTTGTAACAGTACCAACAACACCAGCAGCAACCCAACCGAGATCAAAGGATGCTGAATCAGCCAAGCCCAAAACTGATGTCCCGCCATCCACTGTTGTATTGCCCCACCCAAGGCATTTTGCATCGCGTCAGCCATACCACTACTCAAGCTCCCAGTTTGCTGCACTGTGCCTTCTACTGAGCTTTTGGCTTGTTCAACTGCATAAGTGATAGACATTTGTGCTTGTTGAGCTGTAGCACTCACAGCATCTGCCGCTCTAACTCTAGCCTGCTCAGCATGCGTCAGAACCTGGTTCGTTGTAGCCCGCAAAGTATTGGAAATAGGATTGAGACCATCAACTTTGATCGTCATCACTCTATTTAGATACGACTGAATAAGACGCCTTACCCTGCCAAGCTACCAACCGAGACCATAACCTGGGGACCTATGAACCAAATTCTTAGAAAACCGACACAGATAGATACAGTTTGATCATTGGACTGATATTCAACTTTCAAGCTCAAAGCCCTTCAAAAACTTTTGGAGGGAGCCTGAGGGACGCAACCGTCCCTCAGCGGGGGTTTGAGGGCAAGCGCCCCCAAGCATTTACTGTCATGTAGAGAGCTGGGAAAAGACAACTACAAACTCAGATCAGTCACCGCACCCACACTACTCGAAGCCACCAACTTCGCATACTTCGCTAAAACCCCCTTCGTATATCGAGGCGGACAAGGTTGCCAATTTGCCCGACGCTGCGCCAACTCCTCATCCGACACATTCAACTGCAACAGCCGCGCATCCGCATCAATGGTAATAGTGTCGCCTTCTTGAACCAGCGCGATCGCACCTCCTACAGCCGCCTCAGGTGCAACGTGACCCACAACCATCCCGTAAGTGCCACCAGAGAAGCGACCATCTGTAATTAGACCTACCGAGTCACCCAACCCAGCCCCGATAATGGCTGATGTGGGAGCCAGCATTTCTCGCATCCCAGGACCACCTTTGGGACCCTCGTAGCGGATGACAATCACATCTCCTGCTTGGATTTGCTTCGCCAGAATCGCTTTCAAACATTCTTCTTCCGACTCAAACACCCGTGCAGAGCCAGTGATGCGGCGGTTCTTCACCCCAGTTAGCTTCGCGACAGAACCTTCAGTCGCTAAGTTACCTTTGAGGATACCCAAGTGGCCTTGAGGATACATGGGATTGTTCCAGGGACGTATCACATCTTGGTCAACGCGAGGTTCAGCCGGGATTTCAGCCAGGACTTCAGCCAAAGTTTGCCCAGTCACAGTCAGCGCATCCCCATGTAGCAGGCCATGTTCCAGCAGCATTTTCATCACTTGGGGAATGCCGCCCGCTTGGTGCAAATCAGTTGCGACGTATCGACCAGAGGGTTTGAGGTCACACAAGACGGGCACACGGCCCCGGATAGTTTCAAAGTCGTCAATCGTGAGTTCAACGCCGATGGCATGGGCGATCGCGAGTAAGTGCAGCACCGCGTTAGTAGAACCACCTACAGCCATGATTACCGAGATCGCATTCTCAAAGGCTTTGCGAGTGAGAATTTGCTTGGGCAAAATTTGCTTGCGAATGGCATCGACCAAGACAAAAGCTGACTTTTCAGCACTTTCCGCCTTCTCGGCATCTTCAGCCGCCATTGTGGAGGAGTAGATCAAGCTCATACCCATCGCTTCGATCGCGGAAGACATGGTGTTAGCGGTATACATACCGCCGCAAGAACCTGCACCAGGGCAAGCTTTGCGTTCTACTTCTAGCAGTTCGTCTTGGCTGATCTTGCCAGCACTGTACTCGCCCACCGCTTCAAAGGCGCTAACCACGGTTAGATCTTTGCCGTTGTGATGCCCTGGCTTAATCGTGCCACCGTAAACAAAAACAGCCGGAATATTCATCCGGGCGATCGCAATCATGGCCCCGGGCATGTTTTTGTCACAACCGCCTACGGCCAACACACCATCCATGCTTTGGCCCATACAGGCCGTCTCAATCGAGTCAGCGATCACTTCGCGGGAAACCAGGGAGTACTTCATCCCTTCAGTTCCCATCGAAATACCGTCACTAATAGTAATGGTGCCAAACATCTGAGGCATCGCCCCAGCCATTTTCACCCCTGTTTCTGCCCGCTTTGCCAAATCGTTTAGGCCCATATTGCACGGGGTAATCGTGCTATAACCGTTAGCGACCCCTACAATGGGTTTGGTAAAGTCATCATCGCCAAATCCAACTGCCCGAAGCATGGCACGATTAGGCGATCGCTGGACACCTTGAGTTACGACTTGGCTTCTAACGTTATCAGGCATTCTTCTTTCCTGTAAAAGCTGTGAGGATTCGGTTCATTGCTTTCTCTGATTTTGTCAGAATGCAAGACTATTGGTGATGTTGTTTATCCTCACAGTAATGACTAAATCGCTGGCCTGATTTTTCTCTGACCCTTTTCAGAAAAGATTAATTGCCATCGTCACCAGTGGCGAAACAAGTAGCGAACGAGGCGATCGCTCGGAAAATTAAACTCTTAAGAATTAAAAGGAATGATGCACCTTGTATCCATTAAGGCACTCTAAAGCTAGTGACAGCAAAAGCGGACTAAGATGACCTGGGTGCCTATGGATTTACTCAAGCGGTATGCAGCAGGCGAGCGAGATTTTCGCAGTGCCAATTTAGCAGGTGCAGATTTAGTCAAAGCCGATCTAAGTGAGGCGAATCTGCGAGGAGCTAATTTGAGCGGTGCCAAGCTGCTGGGTGCTTCCTTAATTGGCACAAATCTGAGAGAAGCCAATCTTCGCAATGCGAATTTACAAGCAAACTTGCAAGAAGCAAATCTCACAGGCGCTGACCTCACGGGTGTGGATTTACGAGAAGCTAAGTTGCAGACTGCCAATCTGCGGGGGGCCAATCTCACTAACGCGATTTGTGTGGCGGCTGATTTCAGTGAGGCGAGTTTGAGTGAAGCGAACTTACGCGGCGCTGATCTAAGTCGAGCCAAATTGGCAGAGGCGGCTTTGAATCGGGCCAACTTAACTGATGCGATTCTCAACGGAGCGATGTTAGAAGCGGCCAATCTCACCAATGCCATTTTGCAAGGGGCCGCCTTAGAGCTAGCTAACCTCACCAACGCCATTATGAATGGAGCCATTTTAGAATTGGCTAACCTGCAAGGGGCGCACCTCAGCCGTGCCCGCTTAAGCGGAGCCACCTTGATCAAGGCAAACTTGTCAGGAGCAAATCTGAGAGGCGCGAATTTGAGTTGGACTACCTTACGAGGGGCCAACTTGAGTCGCGCCAATCTTTACCGAGCCAACCTGAGTTGGGCCAACCTCAGCGAAGGTAATTTGCAAGAAGCGATTTTGATCGATGCCAAACTCAATCAGGTGAATTTCCGTAACACTAGCTTAATCGGAGCCATCATGCCTAACGGTAGAACCTATGAGTAGGTTTTGGCCAGCTCGACCTAAGCGATCGCCCCTACTTGAGTGGATCATGGCCCCAGTTCATTAGAGAGTAACGCCAGCGAGTCTGCTCAATATTCCCAGATGGGTGTTGAGCTAAGTGGCGGTGGACATAGCTGATCACTCGCTTCATTTGGGACAAATCACCTTCGTCGTAGTCTGCTTGGGATTTGCTGAGCAGCTCAACGATGTGTTTACCAGATTGATGGCCGATGGATTCATGTCCTAATTCTTTCTGACCTACCGCTTTGGACTCTTCGGTTTGAAGCCAAGTGTTGAGTTCGCGAGCCGTCATATTGACAGTTTGCTTAAACTCTTCAACCACTGATTTAGCATCTGTAGTCATTTTTAGTCCTCCACTTTTTTGAGGGCTTCGGGTTTGTGAGCCGCTTGTTTGCCAGTTTTTTCACTTTCAACTAAATACTCAGGATGCTCTTGAGAAGCTGCAACATGATGCCCTTTAATTTCAGTTGGAGCAGTAAGCTTTTGCTTGACCTCACCTTGGGTTGTCCCCTGAGAGGTCTTCCACTCCACTGAATCGCCCTGCTTAAATTGTTCTGTCATTGCAGTTACCTCGTTTAATCAGTTGCTGAGTCAAGTGATTTTTTAGCTGTAGTTTGGTTTCTTTCGAGAAACTAACTAGCTTTTTAACTATTTGTTAAACTATGTAAATCTAGCCATAAATAACTCTGTCGAAATATGGATCAAGCACTAGTCTGTCAGTTGCGTCTTAGGTGGGACGGCACTTTGGCGATCGCCTAACCAAGCTCCAAAGAACCTTCAGATCCGGTACCTAGCTTGATTAAGAGATCTCAGTAGCAAGGATTATGCCAACTTCATGAATTTAGAGTAGACTCATCTCATTTCAAGCCAAATATTGTTAGTAAAAGTGTGATCTCTGCCTAATCGGAAAGTAGTGTGTAACCACGAACCAAGAAGGTAGGATCAATTAATTTCATCACTATTAAGACGCATAAAAGTTTGTCAGGCTCTACTGATTAGAAGGGCAGCCTAGTGTAAATAGCTGCTATATCAGCAAGCAGCGATCGCTAGCTAAACCGGGATTTGCCTAGAGTTAGGCCCTGACCCTAAGCTGGTTTGAGCAAAAACTCATGGATGAGTGCACCTAGCTGACTTGCTTACTTACAGAATTGCGAGAGGAAATCCTATGGATGCCGCTGAACTGCTGAAACGTTATGCAGCAGGGGAAAGAAATTTTCAAGATGTCAACTTGATGCGAGCATCTTTGAGCGAGGTCAACCTTTGCGGGGTAGATTTGACAGGAGCGAACTTATTCGAAGCCAACTTAAGTGGTGCCAACTTGGGAGGAGCGAATTTGAGTCAAGCCAACTTAACGAATGCGACTCTGATTGGTGCCAACTTGATTCGGGTCAACTTTCGCGAAGCTAGCTTGAAGGGAGCGCAGTCGGGTGAAGCCAACTTTCGAGGTGCCATTCTGCAAAATACCAATTTGAGTGAAGCCAATATGGGCGGCGCTAGCTTAATTGAGGCAGATTTGCATGAAGCGAATCTTAGCCGCACCAAGCTAGTGGAAGCAGCACTCAACGGCTCCAACCTGAGCAATACCAACATGACTCACGTCAACCTCAGTCGTGCCTGCTTAGACCGTGCCAATCTCGCTCATAGTATTTTGACCGGTGCCATTTTAGACGCGGCAAAACTTAGTGAAGTGAATTTGAGCAAAGCAGATTTGACAGGAGCGAATCTTCGAGTGGCCCAGCTGAAGCAGGCAAACCTCAGAAATGCCAACTTGAGTTGGGCCACTCTCCGGGGTGCCAACTTAAGTAACGTTAACTTGTATCGCGCCAACCTCAGCTGGACAAACTTAACTGAAGCGACCTTAACAGATGCCATGTTGATGGATGCCAACCTGAGACGGGCAACGTTAATTGACACAGACCTAAAAAACGCTAATTTGAGTGGAGCCGTGATGCCTGATGGCACGATTCACAACTAGATAAAGCTTTGTGCTAATAGGCGTTAATTCAGTGTAGCTAAGTCAATTTACCTAACTGAACAGTAGTATTTTGGGTGTTTCCTAAAGCGGAAAGGTTATAACAGTGGAGGTCGCTTGCTGGCAGCGTAGAAGAAATCGTGAGCTAGCAAACGGTTAGAAGTGAAACGCTTGAAGCAGGAGTCTTGCCCCCATGAAAGGGATCGCGATCGCAGCACTTTTTTCGTCAGCGTTCCTCTTACCTCCGCCCCAGGTGAAGGCCATTGAGCTGAAAGCTTTACCGCAACTTGCAGTTTCTACCTCCATTGCTCAGGTTGCCTATCCTGCCACTCCTTTGGTGAATGCTCCACGCAACATTACAGTGTTGGGACAAGGACAGGTAACGGCTCCAGCAGATATAGCTCGGCTGGAGATTCAAGTAATCACTCGCAATCCGTTTGGTGCCGATGCAGGAGCGCCAAATCAGTTGGCAGTGGGTAATCGACCGCTACAACCTGCGGTCCTACAACCTGTAGTCACAGCGCTACAAGCCATCGGTGTTCCAGCGGAGGCTGTCACAGTGCAAGTAACTTCTAGCGAAAGCGCTGACGTAATTGTTTTGCTCGAAAAGCCAACTCGTCCCCGGGTCCAAGAAGTGGTTTTAACCGCGAACAATGCAGCCCAGAAGACCAATCGTCTTGCCGTTCAAAGCATTGGGGCGGAGTATGCTGTCAAAAACTGTAAGCCTTTAGAAAATGCTTCCCGGCGAGCCGCTTTAAGCGATGCCCAAGAGCGTCTGCGAGCTTTAGCAACAGCGGTGCGAGTTCGGCTCGGAGCCGTTTTGCAAATTACAGAATTGCCTGTCCTAGGATCGCCGTCTGCTTTTTCTAAATGCGGTTCTAAGGTGGGGGGGCCTGCCAATCCTCTCAGTCCTCCCAGTACAGGTGCGCCTCCCTACGATCCTGCGGCCTCTACAGAGGTAAGAGTTTTAAGCCAGATCAGCATCACTTACACAATTGAGTGATTTCAGGCACTAGCCTTGTTAGACAGCTTTGCTCAAAATTTGCTCAAACTCAGGTGAGCTAGCACTCAAAGATGTTGAAGCTGTATAACACTTTGTGTCAATAGATACATTCGTTTTGAACTTGTTTTTGGTTTGGGCAGTTTAAA
This genomic stretch from Trichocoleus sp. FACHB-46 harbors:
- a CDS encoding pentapeptide repeat-containing protein; its protein translation is MTWVPMDLLKRYAAGERDFRSANLAGADLVKADLSEANLRGANLSGAKLLGASLIGTNLREANLRNANLQANLQEANLTGADLTGVDLREAKLQTANLRGANLTNAICVAADFSEASLSEANLRGADLSRAKLAEAALNRANLTDAILNGAMLEAANLTNAILQGAALELANLTNAIMNGAILELANLQGAHLSRARLSGATLIKANLSGANLRGANLSWTTLRGANLSRANLYRANLSWANLSEGNLQEAILIDAKLNQVNFRNTSLIGAIMPNGRTYE
- a CDS encoding SIMPL domain-containing protein (The SIMPL domain is named for its presence in mouse protein SIMPL (signalling molecule that associates with mouse pelle-like kinase). Bacterial member BP26, from Brucella, was shown to assemble into a channel-like structure, while YggE from E. coli has been associated with resistance to oxidative stress.): MKGIAIAALFSSAFLLPPPQVKAIELKALPQLAVSTSIAQVAYPATPLVNAPRNITVLGQGQVTAPADIARLEIQVITRNPFGADAGAPNQLAVGNRPLQPAVLQPVVTALQAIGVPAEAVTVQVTSSESADVIVLLEKPTRPRVQEVVLTANNAAQKTNRLAVQSIGAEYAVKNCKPLENASRRAALSDAQERLRALATAVRVRLGAVLQITELPVLGSPSAFSKCGSKVGGPANPLSPPSTGAPPYDPAASTEVRVLSQISITYTIE
- a CDS encoding DUF3140 domain-containing protein; this encodes MTTDAKSVVEEFKQTVNMTARELNTWLQTEESKAVGQKELGHESIGHQSGKHIVELLSKSQADYDEGDLSQMKRVISYVHRHLAQHPSGNIEQTRWRYSLMNWGHDPLK
- a CDS encoding cellulase family glycosylhydrolase encodes the protein MARQTTLQQQSAQSQLVAQRSRTARFWRSFYRGAFVLSVLGFTLQPGAMQVADAATNAQLPLSTKGSRIVDASGQPVLLRGINWFGIETETHAPHGLWVRDYKEMLAQIKSQGYNLIRLPYSVQSLRSSTVQGVDFSIGSNRELQGKTPLQIMDLVIQEANRQGLLVLLDSHRLNDQQIPELWYGDGFTEADWIDTWKMLATRYKNQSNVIGADLKNEPHGRASWGTNDPATDWRLAAERAGKAIQAIAPHWLIVVEGVEKNVAGQQLANHWWGANLEGVKNNPVRLPVANKLVYSPHEYGPGVFNQAWFSDPTFPNNLPTRWETGFHYIATQGIAPILVGEFGGRQVDSTSKEGIWQRKFVEFINQKNLSFTYWSWNPNSGDTGGILQDDWRTVNAAKQQLLGSLLSLATGVVGSTTNQIGSTTPSPTPSPTPAPSPTPVPSPSPSPTPSPAPAPSPSPSPTPTPTPTPTPTTSTALKAEAIMQSDWASGFCTNLRVTNSGTTNSGSNWQVTFQMNQAAIANSWNGNLVKQSTGYVATAPDWARVIAPNQTLEMGFCANKLGTDYKPTQVTVK
- the ilvD gene encoding dihydroxy-acid dehydratase, whose protein sequence is MPDNVRSQVVTQGVQRSPNRAMLRAVGFGDDDFTKPIVGVANGYSTITPCNMGLNDLAKRAETGVKMAGAMPQMFGTITISDGISMGTEGMKYSLVSREVIADSIETACMGQSMDGVLAVGGCDKNMPGAMIAIARMNIPAVFVYGGTIKPGHHNGKDLTVVSAFEAVGEYSAGKISQDELLEVERKACPGAGSCGGMYTANTMSSAIEAMGMSLIYSSTMAAEDAEKAESAEKSAFVLVDAIRKQILPKQILTRKAFENAISVIMAVGGSTNAVLHLLAIAHAIGVELTIDDFETIRGRVPVLCDLKPSGRYVATDLHQAGGIPQVMKMLLEHGLLHGDALTVTGQTLAEVLAEIPAEPRVDQDVIRPWNNPMYPQGHLGILKGNLATEGSVAKLTGVKNRRITGSARVFESEEECLKAILAKQIQAGDVIVIRYEGPKGGPGMREMLAPTSAIIGAGLGDSVGLITDGRFSGGTYGMVVGHVAPEAAVGGAIALVQEGDTITIDADARLLQLNVSDEELAQRRANWQPCPPRYTKGVLAKYAKLVASSSVGAVTDLSL
- a CDS encoding pentapeptide repeat-containing protein; the protein is MDAAELLKRYAAGERNFQDVNLMRASLSEVNLCGVDLTGANLFEANLSGANLGGANLSQANLTNATLIGANLIRVNFREASLKGAQSGEANFRGAILQNTNLSEANMGGASLIEADLHEANLSRTKLVEAALNGSNLSNTNMTHVNLSRACLDRANLAHSILTGAILDAAKLSEVNLSKADLTGANLRVAQLKQANLRNANLSWATLRGANLSNVNLYRANLSWTNLTEATLTDAMLMDANLRRATLIDTDLKNANLSGAVMPDGTIHN
- a CDS encoding DUF2945 domain-containing protein, yielding MTEQFKQGDSVEWKTSQGTTQGEVKQKLTAPTEIKGHHVAASQEHPEYLVESEKTGKQAAHKPEALKKVED